TCTAATCTGCTATCTTCCTGAGCTCTTTTTCTATAATACGTCGAGCTTCCAAATTGCTTTTCTGGTTGTATATTATTGATATTATGAATAAATCTTTTTATCATTTTAAAATCTGTGGTAATAACTTTTTCTCTAATCTCCTCTAACAACTCTGTCCCATCTAAATAAGTATACTCCTTCAAATATATCTCTCCTGCATCAACTTTTTCAACAGCTTTAATTAAACAGGAAGGAATTTTATTCTCTCCTTTGAGCACAAGCCAATGAACAGGATTCCAGCCTTTTCCTAAAGGAAGATCGCTGCTATGGCTCAAAATAGTATATTTGTTTAATGTTAGTTTTTCCTTTGGTAAAATCTTTCCATAACTTAATAATATTAAAAGATCTCCAGTAGTAACATCTTTATGGTCAGATATAATAGTAATATCATTACCTGGAAGTTCATTAACAAGTATGGGAAGATACTTATTCGACCAATTGTCTTTTTCACATAATATAGTAATTTTCATTTTTCAATCCACAAGTTTTTTGTATTTTTTGTAATATCCTTCTTTTATTTGCATAGGATTGCCATAAATAAGAGAATATGGTGGAATAGCAACGCCATTTACCATGGTTCCGGCAGCAACAACTGAGTGATGCCCAATATGCGCCCCTGCTTTGACAAAAGAATGAGAACCAATGAACACATTATTCTCTATAACAATGGGCTTTCTTTCAATTTCTTCTGACAAACCAAGAACTCTTTTATGAGAATCAGCTACATTAATTGATACAAACGAAGCAATATCGCAATTGTTGCCTATTTTCACTGAACTATGCCGTGCATTGATTTCAGAAAATGCCCCCACATAAATATTATTTCCTAACTCTGGTTGTCCATGAATTAAAACAAGAGGATGAAACCTATCATCTTCATTATCAATTAGTTTTTTAAAGGTATCTTTTAAATCTTTTATATTTGTAAAAGACATTGTTCTCACCTCATAAGTTCTTTAGCACTTTTTTAAGTGCAGTCTGAATCAAAATAATTTCATCATCACCTAACGCAGGATATAACGGAAGCGACAATAATCTGTCGTAAATTTGTTCAGCATTTGGATACTCTTTTTGATCTTTTTTCAAATAACGATGAAGGAAGCAATACCTGTCTGAAAAATTCTTCACTTCCACGCCATGCTT
This genomic interval from Candidatus Woesearchaeota archaeon contains the following:
- a CDS encoding acyltransferase; amino-acid sequence: MSFTNIKDLKDTFKKLIDNEDDRFHPLVLIHGQPELGNNIYVGAFSEINARHSSVKIGNNCDIASFVSINVADSHKRVLGLSEEIERKPIVIENNVFIGSHSFVKAGAHIGHHSVVAAGTMVNGVAIPPYSLIYGNPMQIKEGYYKKYKKLVD